A single region of the Planctomycetota bacterium genome encodes:
- the carA gene encoding glutamine-hydrolyzing carbamoyl-phosphate synthase small subunit produces the protein MTAPLKAVLVLEDGSIIHGNGFGSEKTIKGELVFNTGMTGYQEALTDPSYNGQILMMTYPLIGNYGISPECSESEKIQAEGFVVRELCEQPSHRFSGMTVDSFLKGHRIPGISGIDTRQLTIKTRQSGTLRAILKTSAGNISASELDILRYEAKMMPSPDKYNLVSEVSCSASVTLHPENHSGKEGPKILLIDCGTKMNIIRELTQRGCTVIRAPYNTLPDEINNIAPNGILVSNGPGDPAHPEIIATVVQTIRAVYEKYPIMGICLGHQILSLAFGAKTYKLKFGHRGANQPVKFASDHRVYITSQNHGFAVDQNSIPADIEITALNVNDGTVEAMRHKKLPIFSVQYHPEASPGPWDSKYLFDKFIEQVNSSR, from the coding sequence ATGACAGCACCTCTTAAGGCGGTCCTCGTGTTAGAGGACGGTTCAATTATTCACGGCAACGGATTCGGCAGCGAAAAGACCATCAAGGGCGAACTCGTTTTTAATACCGGTATGACCGGCTACCAGGAAGCACTGACCGACCCGTCATACAACGGCCAAATCCTGATGATGACCTATCCGTTAATCGGCAACTACGGCATCAGTCCCGAATGTTCGGAATCAGAGAAGATTCAGGCCGAGGGGTTTGTGGTCCGGGAACTCTGCGAGCAACCCTCTCACAGATTTTCCGGAATGACAGTGGATAGTTTCCTGAAAGGCCACCGAATTCCCGGTATCTCCGGCATAGATACCCGGCAACTGACTATCAAGACCCGCCAGAGCGGAACCCTGCGGGCTATTCTCAAGACCAGCGCCGGAAATATCTCGGCTTCCGAACTGGATATCCTGCGTTACGAGGCCAAGATGATGCCGTCGCCTGATAAATATAATCTGGTGTCTGAGGTGTCCTGTTCGGCATCGGTGACCCTGCATCCTGAGAATCACTCTGGCAAAGAGGGTCCGAAGATTCTGCTGATTGATTGCGGAACCAAGATGAATATCATTCGCGAGCTGACCCAGCGGGGCTGCACGGTTATCCGGGCGCCATATAATACCTTGCCTGACGAGATAAATAATATCGCGCCAAACGGGATTCTGGTTTCCAACGGGCCGGGCGACCCGGCACATCCTGAGATTATAGCTACCGTGGTCCAGACCATCCGGGCTGTATATGAAAAATACCCGATAATGGGCATCTGCCTGGGGCACCAGATTCTGTCCCTGGCCTTCGGGGCCAAGACCTATAAACTCAAGTTCGGGCATCGGGGCGCTAATCAGCCGGTGAAATTCGCATCCGACCACCGGGTTTATATCACCTCTCAGAACCACGGGTTTGCCGTGGACCAGAATTCTATTCCGGCGGATATAGAAATCACCGCGTTGAATGTCAATGACGGAACGGTTGAGGCGATGAGGCATAAGAAACTGCCGATATTCTCGGTTCAGTATCATCCCGAGGCCTCGCCCGGCCCATGGGACAGTAAATACTTGTTCGATAAATTCATCGAACAAGTAAACAGTAGTCGGTAG
- a CDS encoding NAD(P)H-binding protein, with protein sequence MPSEIHTVTGAFGYTGRYIARQLIDAGYETHTLTNKLAPSPFPLPNGERIGEGEPELKSHTTSQIKVHPLDFDNTEGLINSLRGTAVLYNTYWVRFNHKNFSFAHAVDNSAKLFAAAKQAGVKRVVHISVTNPSMDSPLEYFSGKAKVERVLIESGLSYTILRPAIIFGKEDILINNIAWFLRNFPIFGVFGSGNYRLQPIYAVDLARLAVEQGQRKENCIIDAIGPETFTYRELVRQIRDAIGVTRPIIPIPPIIGYLSGWLMGKMMGDVIITRDEIKGLMAGLLCTHSPPICTTKLTDWLKENAATLGIRYSNELSRRKI encoded by the coding sequence ATGCCCTCCGAGATTCATACAGTAACCGGCGCGTTCGGATATACCGGCAGATACATCGCCCGGCAACTCATTGATGCGGGTTATGAAACCCACACGCTGACGAATAAATTAGCCCCCTCACCCTTCCCTCTCCCCAATGGGGAGAGGATAGGTGAGGGGGAACCGGAGTTGAAATCCCATACAACAAGTCAGATAAAAGTTCATCCGCTGGATTTTGATAACACAGAGGGACTTATTAATTCCCTGCGCGGGACTGCGGTTCTCTATAACACTTACTGGGTCAGATTTAATCATAAGAACTTCTCGTTCGCTCATGCAGTTGATAATTCCGCCAAACTATTTGCTGCGGCTAAGCAGGCCGGGGTAAAAAGGGTGGTTCATATCAGCGTAACTAATCCTTCAATGGATTCGCCATTGGAATATTTCAGCGGCAAGGCAAAGGTGGAACGCGTCCTGATAGAATCAGGTTTATCGTATACAATTCTCAGACCGGCGATTATATTTGGTAAAGAGGATATTCTGATAAATAATATCGCCTGGTTCCTGAGAAACTTCCCGATATTCGGCGTATTCGGTAGTGGCAATTACCGGCTTCAGCCCATCTATGCCGTTGACCTGGCCAGATTGGCTGTTGAACAAGGGCAGAGAAAAGAGAATTGTATCATTGATGCCATTGGCCCTGAGACATTTACTTATCGGGAATTGGTCAGGCAAATCAGGGATGCCATCGGAGTAACCAGGCCGATTATTCCGATTCCGCCGATAATCGGATATCTGTCCGGCTGGCTGATGGGCAAGATGATGGGAGATGTAATTATCACGAGGGATGAGATAAAAGGATTGATGGCTGGTTTACTATGCACACATTCGCCTCCGATATGCACAACTAAACTGACCGACTGGCTCAAGGAAAACGCTGCCACTCTGGGTATACGCTATAGCAACGAATTATCCCGGCGGAAAATCTAA